The genomic interval TAGGAGGAGAGTCTATGTATTAAGGCAAcgcattttttttaattcaacatAGAAATTGTAATGAACCGTGTATTTTCTGTTAAGTTCGGAAGTATTTCATCgtaaaaaataaagttaccGATCACACGCTACTCTATCTGATATTCTTCATTACGTTTTGAAATACAGTGGAGCATCACTATAGTCACTGCCCCAACAACACGGCAGCAAGTGACAGCTTATCTTCCAGCCAGGagctgcaaaacaagaaattaatgaCCCCTCCCCTCACCCAGTTTAAATCCTCCAGTGTTCCTTCCCACCCAATTTCCACCTCTCctctaaaagggaaaaaaaacccacaaaacattTATCTGGCTCCTGAAAGGAGCTTTATAGCAAGGCTCAACTGTATAGagtaaaaagatataaaaagtcattaaaatccaaaaattcagagaaggaaaatgtaataaaaataagtacGCATGGCGTGATAACCCAGGATAGACATAGCAATTTGctacaacatttttcaaaaagtgctAACCAATTTTAGCTTAAAATAGTTCAAGAGATCATACAAATTGCTACCACAGTGTAAAACTgagcattttgaaaaatctaaaaCCTGGCTTGACTGTAGAAAATGTATTATATCTGTTTCTAATTTacatagtatttttatttaggcacacaaaaataaatatagacaGTCAAATGCTTCATTAAGTCTGTAGAAAGCTATAGTTAAAACCAAGTGAGCAACTGTTGCAACAAACATCACATTTTTTACATGtatatatctctctctataATTACGTGTGTGTACAGGATTGTATATCCCTTATTTCATCCTCAGGCTTCTGCAAAAGTTACTTAGGGGTAAGACTGCGTTTTCTGCCAAAAACAGTTACTTTGGGAACTACTGGCTACTAAGAGATCATTTCTCAGAAAACTCGATTGATACTTTCTGTCAAAATGGTTTATAGTCATGCTTTTGGGCCAGGAGACCTTGGGCTGGAGCAGAATCCAGGCTGAGCCAACACCGAAGGTTGTTACCCCGTGGGAGTGCTGGAATTTCAACAGCGCTGTCTAAGGGAACAAAGATTTCTGTCTCGGAGTAAGTAAGGCTCCTTCTCCACTCAAATCCGGAAGGATCCCAAGCTGTTCTTTCCATAAGGAGCACACAGTGATGACGGTGTTCCAGCaaccctccctgctgctgctacaCCTCAGTAAAACTGGTTTTAAGCATTCCCCTAGCGCATGTCAACGACCCCAcatctgctttcaaaatgcttgTGGTACCTCTGCCGACCTCCCTATATAGAAGTGCTCGGGGAAGCAGAGAAGCCGTTGCAGGAGACTTCAGATTGCGCACGTTCAACGATACCGGCCTGGTGACGCGTGCTACGGTCCCTAGTTAACGAAGAAAAGTATTAGGCAGTTAAGATTGGCACAACAGGCAGTCTCTGAGCAACTGGGAGCTTAGTAACGAATTCCAGCTTCATTAATTTTACTTGAAGAAGAAACTGGTTTATGTTTCTGAACATCCAGCTCTAGCCTACTAATTCCCTACTAGCTAAGGGCAGGGTTAGACATGAACTGAGGTTGTCAGTGTGTGGTGAGTGAGGGCTTTCAgcacataaaaattattcaagttCATCCCACTATCTTGAAACAAATTGAAAAACgtcacaaacaaaaccaagcagcataatttttatttggtgTTACAACAGATGTGCAGTGCCCATGGTTTTGGGCACTGCATTTTACtgtttatgatttttctttttaaaatctaaacagTTCTTCTGTTCAGACAActccatgtgcttttttttttttatatatacacattgtGACCCCTGCATTCAGCCTGTCCAGTTAACGCTAGAAATATTTGTCAAGgcaatacattattttatctttgctATAATTAGggagaaatcaaaagaaaaaattttactttaatctGACCGATTACATGTACTGTACATACCTGTTCCAAAACCAATGTACCCAGACAGAAGTTTCTAGTTTAATGCACTCTTATTCAATTCAAAATGCTGTACATCTAAGTATCCACACAATCGTACATTCCTAATGATTCTTCTTtacacctttattttttttagacatctgttctttattcctttttaaaaagttgcccTGTAGATCTATATTTCTTTAGAACAAAACATTATATACtacattgaaaaataattttatcaaaacCAGATTCAAATCACTGTCATGTACAATTTTCAGTTAACGGTTCATATTGAAATTGCACTTTGCAgatagaataaaattaaaaactgaaaacatgttcTATTTCCTTTCACAGGAGACTGCTTcttcaagatttttcttccgTGAATGTTTATATTTGTCTACATACGCTTTCACTAGATTTGCCACTTTTGCAGAATTAACTTCTCCGCTCTTGCTATGACAAACCTacaacagttttaaagaaaaaaaatgtttgaaacaCTTCTGTTGATTTGCCGttatttcacattatttatCCTCCCAACACCCCAGGTTTCTCCATCTCAGGCAGAACAACTTTGGAAACTCCTAATGCTTCCCAATTGCTTCCCAAATACTTCTGAACTCCCATTCAGCTCTTTCACACAATAAATGAGTTACATtctgaggagctgaaaaagcTCTCAAGGAGAAAGACCaaggtatttttgcttttcctgttccCCCTCCCAGCAGCTACCGGTTCTTCCCACAAGATTTAGGAAATCCATCCCAAACCATACCTCAATTGAAATGTATGCATTGCAGATGAATAGATCAACTTACTTTATCTACAGCTTTCCGCACAATTTCTTTATATTCTTCCTTAGTGATGTCTTTATTTTGGTAGAAAGGCTTAATAGCTAGTTTGACCTCTTGTGCCGCTTTTTCTTGAATTAAcaatttctaatgaaaaaacaaacttgaGTATAATTTTTCAGTGCCTGCATACGTTTCTTTTTATCAATCACAAATTAAAACTTCACAAAGTTACTACAGAAGACTAGAAAACCATGCTGCCCTCATTCACATTTCAGCTTTCATGCGAGCTGCCTGTGTTTTACTAAGAACAGAATGTTGTCCCACAGCAATTTAATATTCATAATAGTGCTGCTTTAAAGACTACATTAAAGAGAGTCAACTTGCTAGTTTATGTCCTACAGCCACCATGAAAGTATCACGTACATGATGGTATTAAGTATATTACACAGAAGGGGTACTGTTATAGTTTACTATTTTTTAGTATCtcaaaattttatatattttatagatacacatatatatggttttttatatattgtatacacacacacacacactctgaaCTTTGAACTTGCCTGGTCCTTCTTTGAGCTATCTGCGCTGGCTTCCACTGTtatgcttgctttgttttctcccaaTTTTACAGCTGCGTTAGAGCTTTTGATGTGACTTGATGACGTTGCATTACCCGAACTTGGTCCCTGAACTGTTCCCACGTTTCCCAGGACTGCTGTTGGAGCAGGCAAGACTGGAGCGCTCATGTTATTACTTACATGAGCAGCATTTGGAATaccctgttttaaaaagttatcaGCAGTTAATACATTATCCTTCAGCATGACAACGTGCCCTTCTAGAAGTCTCAGCAGCTATAGAAAGAGCATCAATACTACATGCTTTGGTTCATTAGCTAATTTCCACACTTCTCATTATTATGGAAGATATCCACAATATATCAGATCtactcaaaggaaaaaaaaaacaaagcttgaAAAGTAAGGCATCCTCCACGTCACCACTGTGGTTGCTAGATTCCGGCTCTGGTCCCAGTGATAAAGCAAAGTACCCTGCAAACAGGCACGGAGCGTGTTAGCACAAGGGGAAGGAAGCTTATGGCTGCAGAACCTCTCTACTTGTCACAGGAGAGTATAGGAAGCCCTGTTTTGTACATcagattaacattttttttacaaattagCACCtaaacatacatataaaaaGTCACCTTAAACCACACTTGCATTCCTGCATTGTAATGATGCTGctttggaaacatttcttttcatgttcaTTATCATCTTGAACTTGTGAatgcatttcaaatgtaaaaCACAACTACAAGTCTACTTGAGGCTAGAGGTGAAATGCTGGCTGAAGCACCATGATCTGTTCCTCAGGAAAAGCCGTTTTCTGTACACTTCCAAACATCACCAAAAGACCACGGGCACTGTTGATACTTTGGAACTGAGAAATTAAGTAGCTCTCAGACCTCAGATAGAAGTCATTTTATAGCAAAAGCCCAGAACACATCCTCCCAACATATTTCTGGCAAGCTACCCTAAATGCTACTTTTCTGCAGGTAATCACCATTAGTTTTTTCACATCTGCATTTATCcagatggaaaataatgaaacaggAATTTGAGCTCCTTGAAAGGACACGGATACTGAGCTGTTATAACCAGCATGCTAACCTCGCCAGCGCACTCTCTTCGTTTTGCTGTCAACAGGAAGGCCAGGTGGAGTCCTGCGGTATTCAGTGACTTCTCTTGTGCTACCACCAAGGACTTGTTCAACGAACGCtcaaagcaagagcagcagctcccaagAGCATTCAGGTTCATGGACACCATTCCACAAAAGCAGGTAAGAGCAACAAATTAACAGGGGCTTTGCTAacaaataactgtattttggaGCAATACACAATATCTTTATAGAAACATATTTACTGCTGCACTAGATACTGTATTTCACAGAGGTTTGCAGCTTACGTTCTGACTTCGTACATTTTTAGAGGTTAAACCTACTCAATTTCcaattgtgaaaatattttaatgacagaCAGCATGCATTAGTCAAATCAACAAGCAATCTACCAGCCTTTTAGTTCCAATAGTACCTTACTGGTTTACCTTACAGAGTATTAAAGTATTTCATATGGCCTGTAACCGCACTCGGTATTTCCCACAGTACTTAACTCCTTTTGTTCTAAGTTAATGACTATGAATGGGTACCAGCAGCTGAAAGTGAAAAGAATGTAGGCCACTTTTCGGTTTGCTTCAAATCTTTAGAGGTGATGCATGAAAACAGAGGGTTAGAAATCATTGTTCTAGAACACCACTTTTTCAACCTGGAACGCAGGGGAAAGCATTTTAGGTTAGAGCAGGCAgcctgcaacagaaaaaaagcacaaacctcGGTCAAACCCCGAAGAGCCTTTTACACATCACAGATGCAGCGTTACATCTCCTTGCAGCGCCATGCATTCTCCTGGAAGTTGTTCATATTCCTTTCCCTGATATAACAGCTCTTAATATAAACAGGTGGCTACAGGAGGagctcacacacacaaaggTTGCTTTAAGATCTCTTGAAAGGCACAAAAAGATGGTCTGACCTGCCCCAAGCATGCCAGAGTCTTTTTGAAACTGGAGAAATGAAGTGAGAGTTAGGTCTCAAACAGGGCATGCAAAACCAGGAGAATCAGGCAAGAAGGGGGTAGTAAAACATACCAAAGAAAGCTTGGAAATTGTTAACAAAAAGGCTCAAAAGATTGAACAGAATAGAGAACACGTGTGTGTGGGGAAGCTGCTGAGATAGTGACAGCTGGAGAATGGAAGTGTGGAACAAATGGGTGCCATGCGGTACTTGATAATTTCCTCTGCTGATACACCCCATGGGATGAGAACTGCAATAAAGAGGTTTAGGTCACTTCCTACACGCTACTGAAAGAGGATTCAACCATTTCCTAAAGcttaaaaatcaggttttgaaGGGGAAAACTTAGTTTTGGAAACAGGACACttctaagaagaaaaaggtaatgGACAACATTGatgaaatttttcagtgttccATTACCAGCTGGAACACCTTGTTACCACAAAACCCCAGTAATGGTGTcgtgtattattatttgcaagCTATAGCCCCAAACCAACCCATATCCTCATGGATACTTCCACTTGAAATTTGGTGTGGGGTGGAAGACGACaggcaagagagaaagaaactgcaagTATAAATTTATCAAGACTGTGGTATTCAATATAAGAAACGCTTAACTGATATTACTTTGATACTGCTCTTGCCATGGCTTCTGATAAAGCATACCTGCAATTGTTTTCCATCTTGCTGTGAAGCAATGTAGTTGACTTGTTGAGATGGTGGGGGTGGAGGTGGAGGCGGAGGTAATCCCTGAGACAAATTTGTGGGAGCAGCTACCTGTATGAGAGGCACTCCGGTAGGGAGATGCATGGGCATTGGAGGGTGGATGTTGAAAGGATTTCGTTGCATATTCATCATGGGAGGATGGACACCCACTGGATACGGAAAGATATTCATAGGTTGGTGCTGTGTATTCACTTGTGGCATTACATTCATTTGTTGCTGCATCATATTTATTGGTAACTGAGAACCATCACTCTGCTGGTTGCCTTGGTCTTTGAGGTTTGGATCtaccaaaagaaagaaacagacagCATATGAAGTAGAAAATCCATACTTCATAAAGCAAAAGTGGAGCCAGGTGCCTAAACTCTTCATCAAGTATGGAGTATCAAAAAGCTTTCTAtaatctgaatattttaaagatattgcATTACATTATTCCACAGCACTCATCACCAGACACGTCACGGAGCCAAATGCTAGTTTCTGAGTTTAAAAAGTTCAGGTTACTATGGAAGCCTGCATTTtgaatttctattttctctaCTTGTTCCCATAGCACAgctaataaattatttcatcacAATGAAACAGTAATTCTCCACCAAAGAGCGGGAAGACAACATAACTTATCCAGCTTCTGCAATTGCAGAAGTTTAGTCATACGTTATCACATATGCAATTCTCCGCTCTCCTTTGCCTGATTCACACACACTCACTGTACATTCCTGGTAACTATAGAAATACtctgctgttgggtttttttttttccccactgaataATAAATCAACGTCAATCAATTTCAAAAGATGTTCATATCCAGAAAGAGTTGTTCAAAAAACCTGTAATGGTACAACAGGTATAGCCTAGAAGTAAAAATAACCTCTCAGAATggcacttcttaaaaaaaaattactttagtaTCTCATTCTATCTTCAACAGAAGCCAAAAGTTAGAATCTAGATACAAGCAGCAAGCCTTCCAGAAGTCAAGAAATTAGATTTGAGAAAGGGTTGATGGGTTATAATTCAGATGTCCTTCCCTTAAAATCCCTTCCCTGAGGAACCCTGTCACCTAATTCACAGGGACGGGGACTTAAACCCTTATGCTCCACCGCAAATCACCTTTTTTAAAGACCACGGGATAACAGAattgctgaggttggaagggaccttatTGAGATCGCCTAGTCCAACCCACAATTCACATCTGTCTTACTTCAGAGCATTAATAATCTGTGGATGACTTCTTAGCTATTCAGAATCCATCTCATCCACAGTTAACTCACTTTCTACcaaaaagtttatttctgtCAGGGCAGTTACCTTTTCGATAcgaaatactaaaaaatatcAGACTTCTATTGAGGCTTTAGAGGAATTTTAATGCTAAGTACAGTAAAAGTACTGTTTTAGCATTTATAAACCTCCctagatttttttaagcatataaagaggaaaatgctTATTAAGAAGCAAGATAAATGTCAACATAATGTTTTGTCATCTCTAGAATCCTCTGTGTGGGTCTGCACAGGCAAATGCAAAtctccttgaaaaaaatcaccctttttaaaaagtgcgCAGATGCTAAAAGTAACCATGAAGAGgatttgctttctcttcaaCCAAACTGATTTACTTAAGTAGCATTCTTCAGATGCATAGTCCTTAAGTTTCATCTAACttcaagcaaaaccaaaaagccatCAAAACACAAGCAACCCCCAAACTCCACACCTACAAACCTCCATATTGCAAAAAGACTATAGATTTAccccaaattattttgaagaactAAGCAACTTGAGATAGGTCAACATGACTAGGATTTTACTCTGCTACTGCAGCCGTAGCTAAGTTTTCAAAACTATGAATACCTTGTTCAGGTGTCTCCTCTTCTTGCCTCATTCCCCATCCAGACTGCGGGCTTGATGAATTGCGTCCTCTTCTTGAATAATAATTCTGCACATCAGCAGGTAAAGTCTTTCTTACAGCCCAGCTGGATGCAGACGTCCACCCAGATCTGTCAGCAGGTGTATCGAAAGAATAATCTTGTTCATTCTTACGCTTGTATGGCTGATGTTCTGGGAACCTTGAAGTTTCATTCCCAGAACTATTTGAGTTCCCTGAGAGAGGTTTTCTATTTTGCCAGTGATTTTCACTCTGGTCTCCATACATGAAGCCACCCCTTCCACGCCCACCTCGGCCACGCTGACCTCTCCCTCGATTTGGAATCCAACCCGAACCAAAGTTTTTATTCCAAGACTGTCCTGAATTGTCATGCCTGCCATCTTCCCAATGTGgtttatctctctctctgttcttGCCTTCTGGAACTGAGTTTATCCTTTCCATTACCCAGTCTGGACAATCATTCCTCCGCTTGTCTGAAGAACACTGATCatcattgtttttttctgtattgtccttctcttttttaagactttcattctgtttttcttgatcACTTCTTCTATACCGATCATTTCCTCTGGGACTCCTCCAGTTGTCATTTGCCCACCTCTCTTTCCATCGAGGTGAGTGACTGTCCCTCTCATTTCTAGAGAACGAAGAACCTTTATTTCTTGTCCTAGATCGTGATCTTGACCTAGATCGTGACCGTGACCTAGACCACCTCCtagctcttctctctctgtcacGATCTCTTCTTTGACTATCTCTATCACTGCTTCGAGATCTAGATTTTTGCCTTGGAGACGAATCCTTAGTTCTTGACCGAGAAGATGATCTCCTGCTTTCCCTGACAGTTTCCCTTTTGGGAGATCGAGATGgtgttttcttctcatctttcaGTGTGTCTCTCTTTGGAGACCGAGATAAGgatctccttccctccctgacAGTTTCCTTCTTGGGTGATCGTGAGCTCCTCTCCCTGGTCATCTCCCTTTTAGGGGATGGTGACTGAGACTTCCTGCCCTCTCTCCTAGAAGGAGACCAAGTTGTTGATGGAGAGTGAAATCTAGACCTTCTAGTTCGAgtctttttatctttcttgAGTTCTGACTGGCACTCTCTTTCTTGAGGAATagtttcatctttttcatcAGAAAGTCCTGAAACTGATGTACAGTTTCGCACGTCACACTGTAAAGAGTTCACTTCTCCTTGCTCTGTACATTCAACTGGTGGTAACTGCTCAATCTGAGGTTCATTCTGGTCACTACAAAATGAGTCACAATCCATTGGTATCATTTCGTTGTTATCTTCACCAAAGTGTTTATGTTCAGCATTTACCTGGGGTGACTCTGAAGTTCTACCCTCTTCACTTTCTGGCATGGCGTTCTCTTTTAAGGATTGTTCTGATGTACTGTCCATAGAAATACTGTGTATTAATGTATCTGGTTCTTCATCTTGaacattttttaagttttgaataTTTGTACTTGCACAGTCTactactgttttttcttcagccttgGAATCGTTTATTTCTATGGCTTCCGGATGCTCAGGCAATTCGCTTCTGGGGCTCTCTAATGGCTGATCTTTTCCTAGAGGTTCTGGATATTCCAACAATTCATTTTCTGGACTAGCCTCaggttgatttatttttgtcaaagtTTCTACATTCTCCATCAATTCATTTTGAGGACTACACAATGTCTGATCTACTTTTTCGGAAGTTGCATGGTCACATACTTCATCTTTGGGACTAGCTACTGTTTCCATTTGTTCCAGAGTATTTTCACAGATGTCCTGATTCTTAAgatctacatttttttcagtaactccTTTTACTTCAAATTCCTGACTTTCACCCCCTGAAGTTAGTACTAGAGGTTCTTGGACAGAAAAACTTATATCCATGTTGCCTGAAGTATCTTCACATTTGTCACATTCTCCTGTAGTTTCCTCAATTTCTGCACGTTCACTACAGCTTTCCAACCCATTAGCAGATTCTGTTTCggcattatttttctgtggaagacCTGTGTTATTGCTTTCATTATCTGACTGCTGGTCTTTATCTAATATTAGAACTGCTTCAGACTCAGCAATGTCATCATCTTCCACTGAAGCACCGGACGATTTTTCAGAACGTGCAGAacttctcagtttctttttagCCACAGGTGTTTGTTGTTTAACTATTCTTTTAGACTTTCGTTTTGGAGGAGCCTTCTCTGGTTCTGAAGGAGATTTATTCAGGGACGGGTTATTGCCATCAGGGGCACCGCACGCAGAACTGCTTGAGCGAGGGGAGCTCCGAGATTGACCCAGAGCCTCGTTTTTGCTGTTTCGTGCAGACCTTCTTCTAGGAGTAGTATTAATTGATTTCCTTCTAGTTCCTCTAGTACCAGATGAACCAgaagcttgctttttctcttctccttcttgGGTACATGCAACAGCATATCCTTTGCCTAAAGATTCTAATaagagcagaaaacattaaagTTTGATAATAACCATTTATCCATCACAGTTAAGAACATAAAATGACCTCCTCCAGTTTAACAGACACCCTCAAATAATACAATTTAAGATTTAGTATGAAATACTgccaaagcctttttttttttttttttttttcagtgcagactTTAAAGAACAGAATCAAGCTAACAAAGTGACATGTTAGACATCCAAACACACATTTTAGAAGCACTGCTGGCCAGACTACATGGACAGTAATGGCATTCACAATGAAACCGCTATTGATATTGCTGTTCAAGGATAGTCAGCATTTAAGCTATTAGAAAAGTAACGAATTAACCACACAACATTGTTAGCATATAGCGGTTTCTGTCATTCTATAATGCAGGCCTGTTGGCAGTGAAGCCTCAATACTGCAGAAGCAAAGCTCAATACTACagaaagtgacatttttaaatggccATCAGTGGATGATCCCATGGGAAGCAGTTGATCAGAAGCAGCAATGACAGCATACCTCTCTACAAAATTGAATTTCAGACAGTGCAAACTCATTCACCAGTTATAAGACAGACCCTGCATGCTCCATGGCAAACTGTACTTAAACTCTGCCACAAGGCACCCAGGGTACCTGCAGCAGCTAATGAACTGAATAAGGAATGCAAGTTTTGAGGCAGCCTAGGGTGCATCAAAAAACTAAAGCTGTAAGAAGAATGACAGTAAGTCgcacacagcagcacaggagtTCTTGTGTTGATACtgcattaatttatttcatgctATCCACAATTTGACAAAAGTCTTTGTAGGGAAGCCAAGGGTTATATTCACTGCAAAGGGAACAGACTGTACTCTTGATACCTATAAAAGCTTATGAGGGACAGCTCAGGAATTAAAGATTAATGATAATTAAGTAAACATACTTGAATATAATACTCACTTCAaagctaaattaatttcttgagaCGTCCATTGATTTGTTTCATACTTTGTGTAGGTTTCAGAAAGCATCAACAATTTGGTGTTTAAATGGATTCTTTTTACAGCTTCAATTTCATACACAAATAGTAGAAACTTGCTAGGAAAGATTAATTGCTATGGATTTTACAATGAATTTATCACACCACACTTAAACACCTGATTCTAACTCTCTATATAGTATTACTTCCCATGCTTTTACTGTGCTAAAATACTTGTTTAATGTATTCTTAAACAGATTGTATAAAAATAAGACAGGAATAAGACAAGTAAGTAACAGCACAAAAGCCTCTTTCTACCACTTAGTACTTTGTTAGCAGAATGAAAAACATATCACTGTCTGTTAAATGTAAACATATAATCCGATAACCTTAGAGAATTAACTCCACAAGCACCTTGCTAGCCTTTAAAAGGCTAGAACAGAGCACAGGACTATAATCACCTCCTCTGACCTCCCATGGAAACACACAGTAATTTGCgtgaacatgaaaaaaatacagttttgatttttggaTGTCCACTGATCAAATTACCACTTGAGATGATGAAAACCAACAGTATCAATTGTATAGAAGGTAccatatatttaaaagataaCAACAGCGTGGTAAAGAACTTGCAATGGAGTTTTAGGTGATTGGCACTATTGAGGTATCTACTGTAACAGTCTCCCCAATAGTTTTGTTAGAAAGTGACTTCACAGTGGTTGACCAGCAGTTACTTGGCCACATGAGGCTGTCTCACACTAACTACATCTTCAAACCTATTACAATAGCCAGGAAAACAAGTCAGATGTTACATGTCACTAcaaatttttaatatctttgattattttcttcaaggggaaagaaatcaccttgccataataaaaaaaaaaaaataatcagaatgcAAGTGGAATGTGGGAATCCTGACAGAATTAAAAGGCAAGTTATTTTTGTAGCACTTTCAAAGTCTACCTGTGAAATACAAACCCCTTTTTAGCATTTCTTACTACTCGTATAATTTTAACAGATAAGCTTCACATGCTTTGGACTTGGACCAAATAGAAGGCATTTCAGCTCACtgaatctttatttaaaaatattttaatcatgCAAGAGAACTGCATAATGCCAGCCCAAATCATAATGGTATTTGTAGATTCACTAATGCATTTTCAGGTCAAATTAGTAAAGAGACTATTTAATGGTAAGAGAATCTAAAAAAACTGCAGCAGCTACAGGGAGCATTCAGGCAGTACAGTCATATGACCATCAGTGACATTTGTATGCCTCCTTGCACAACTCTGGAAGCAACTGTCAACTACTACTCTGATGCAAAACTGTATACTTTAGGTGTGACCAAGAGATGAGGgcagtgtaaaaaaaataaaatgcttatgCTACCATCTTTCAGGTGCAATTTAATAATAATCATAAGAtccagtttgcctttttttttttgtatgcatctattttcagtattttcttcatttttctcctgttctccaCCTTTGCAGAAAGTCCCAGTGTCCCCTGTTTTATTTGTCCTTACCTTTTCTTGTGCATGTTTATCTTTTCCTCAGTTGCTATATAAAAACTGAATGGGGAAGGAACACTCACTCAACAAAATGTGACCAAAATCCTCAAGGGGCATCTTCATATCCAACATCCCCTAGTTTCACTAGGAAATTTGAAGACTCTGTGTCTTACGTCCTGCATGCTCCTTATCAGTAGGAAGTCTTTAAGTCAAACTTGAAGGTGACTTAAAACTTTAGTGTCAACATACTACAATGTTTTAAGAGTCAGTATTGATGACTGTCTTCAACTTCATCCACAGTGTAAGTAATATATTACATTTAACATCTGAACTTTAGTTCAGGTGTAGCAAGAACATACGGAAACATACAAAAGTaacttaaaaatttatttgctgTGTCTTGTTAGCTTGataatttcacatttcaaaatcaCACCTTTAAAAGAGGAAGTGGAATGCTTACATAAAACATATCAAAGTTCTAATCAAGACAACAAGTGAGAAAATTCTGttctaaatacaaattttaaaagaaaaatatctgaaaaaaaagcatttccttttctttccctatcAAGACCAAACTCaaaatctgctgcttctcccaaaAAATAGCATAAAGGATTTAGTCCCATGTTATGCCCTAGGATCTGACTATATTATCAGTATTTGTAGATCAGTTGCTGATATTATCAACAGCAATTATTTACATATTCTAAATAGTCTAatgttgaaaaataatctggagcttatttaaatattcttcatctttctgatgagagaaaaaactgggtttggggttggttgttggtttttttt from Aquila chrysaetos chrysaetos chromosome 5, bAquChr1.4, whole genome shotgun sequence carries:
- the SCAF11 gene encoding protein SCAF11 yields the protein MKNRKQCIQDTEGQKHEGMEGEENEESCSCSTLLYDGDTCPICLNCLLEQEIGFPENCSHTFCLTCILKWAETQASCPIDRRPFQAVCRLDALEEQIKVQVKKQLRRKEEEENCACNKGKYSHAKMRSLVRRAVCPDRGPLRAKLSKVVKKKYSNILYDKQNKKALSVKINKPRRQTCWNECFRTNFFSTLPAGGSNEESFFSCRNDCTEFTEVNAAIRQKRQELELSCSSVIARVERIPLMSYGAEAETFLLTSTTVAGTILPTNIRPLENFESLGKGYAVACTQEGEEKKQASGSSGTRGTRRKSINTTPRRRSARNSKNEALGQSRSSPRSSSSACGAPDGNNPSLNKSPSEPEKAPPKRKSKRIVKQQTPVAKKKLRSSARSEKSSGASVEDDDIAESEAVLILDKDQQSDNESNNTGLPQKNNAETESANGLESCSERAEIEETTGECDKCEDTSGNMDISFSVQEPLVLTSGGESQEFEVKGVTEKNVDLKNQDICENTLEQMETVASPKDEVCDHATSEKVDQTLCSPQNELMENVETLTKINQPEASPENELLEYPEPLGKDQPLESPRSELPEHPEAIEINDSKAEEKTVVDCASTNIQNLKNVQDEEPDTLIHSISMDSTSEQSLKENAMPESEEGRTSESPQVNAEHKHFGEDNNEMIPMDCDSFCSDQNEPQIEQLPPVECTEQGEVNSLQCDVRNCTSVSGLSDEKDETIPQERECQSELKKDKKTRTRRSRFHSPSTTWSPSRREGRKSQSPSPKREMTRERSSRSPKKETVREGRRSLSRSPKRDTLKDEKKTPSRSPKRETVRESRRSSSRSRTKDSSPRQKSRSRSSDRDSQRRDRDRERRARRWSRSRSRSRSRSRSRTRNKGSSFSRNERDSHSPRWKERWANDNWRSPRGNDRYRRSDQEKQNESLKKEKDNTEKNNDDQCSSDKRRNDCPDWVMERINSVPEGKNRERDKPHWEDGRHDNSGQSWNKNFGSGWIPNRGRGQRGRGGRGRGGFMYGDQSENHWQNRKPLSGNSNSSGNETSRFPEHQPYKRKNEQDYSFDTPADRSGWTSASSWAVRKTLPADVQNYYSRRGRNSSSPQSGWGMRQEEETPEQDPNLKDQGNQQSDGSQLPINMMQQQMNVMPQVNTQHQPMNIFPYPVGVHPPMMNMQRNPFNIHPPMPMHLPTGVPLIQVAAPTNLSQGLPPPPPPPPPSQQVNYIASQQDGKQLQGIPNAAHVSNNMSAPVLPAPTAVLGNVGTVQGPSSGNATSSSHIKSSNAAVKLGENKASITVEASADSSKKDQKLLIQEKAAQEVKLAIKPFYQNKDITKEEYKEIVRKAVDKVCHSKSGEVNSAKVANLVKAYVDKYKHSRKKNLEEAVSCERK